From a single Hymenobacter sp. YIM 151500-1 genomic region:
- the atpG gene encoding ATP synthase F1 subunit gamma, with translation MASLKEVRSRITSVQSTQQITKAMKMVAAAKLRRAQDNILRMRPYAQRLNSILSNLTALAGPDVTSEYGTVRDVRRVLIIAITSDRGLAGAFNSNIFKGVNAVVQERYAAQLAAGNVTVLAIGRKAHEYFGKRLPLLGNFQHVFGKLSFETVREAAEAAMDGFRAGQYDEVVMVYNEFRNVATQIVRTEQLLPLVPAEQPAGAPAQSNVDYIFEPSKEEIVRTLIPQSLKIQLYKAVLESNASEHGARMTAMDKATENAGELLKQLKLTYNRTRQAAITTEILEIVGGAEALAAGR, from the coding sequence ATGGCTAGCTTAAAAGAAGTTCGGAGCCGGATTACGTCGGTGCAAAGCACGCAGCAGATTACCAAAGCCATGAAAATGGTGGCAGCGGCCAAGCTGCGTCGGGCCCAGGACAACATCCTGCGCATGCGCCCCTATGCCCAGCGGCTCAACAGCATTCTGAGCAACCTCACGGCCCTGGCCGGCCCCGACGTGACCAGCGAATACGGCACGGTGCGCGACGTGCGCCGCGTACTCATCATCGCCATTACCTCGGACCGCGGCCTGGCTGGCGCTTTCAACAGCAACATCTTCAAGGGTGTGAATGCCGTGGTGCAGGAGCGCTACGCCGCGCAGCTGGCCGCCGGCAACGTGACCGTGCTGGCCATTGGCCGCAAGGCGCACGAGTACTTCGGCAAGCGCCTGCCGCTGCTGGGCAACTTTCAGCACGTGTTTGGCAAGCTGTCGTTTGAGACAGTGCGCGAAGCGGCTGAAGCGGCCATGGACGGCTTCCGGGCCGGGCAGTACGACGAGGTGGTGATGGTGTACAACGAGTTCCGCAACGTAGCCACCCAGATTGTGCGCACCGAGCAGCTGCTGCCCCTGGTGCCCGCCGAGCAGCCCGCCGGCGCCCCGGCTCAGTCGAATGTGGACTACATCTTCGAGCCCTCGAAAGAGGAAATCGTGCGCACCCTGATTCCGCAGTCGCTGAAGATTCAGCTGTACAAGGCGGTGCTGGAAAGCAACGCTTCGGAGCACGGCGCCCGCATGACGGCCATGGACAAGGCCACCGAAAATGCCGGCGAGCTGCTGAAGCAGCTCAAGCTGACTTACAACCGCACTCGCCAAGCGGCCATTACCACCGAGATTCTCGAAATCGTGGGTGGCGCCGAGGCCCTGGCGGCTGGTCGGTAG
- the atpA gene encoding F0F1 ATP synthase subunit alpha, whose protein sequence is MAEVRPDEVSAILREQLSNFKTEAELEEVGTVLQVGDGVARIYGLGKAQSGELLEFENGLQALVLNLEEDNVGAVMLGDYSEIREGATVRRTNKIASIKVGDGIIGRVVNTLGQPIDGRGPIQGELYDMPLERKAPGVIYRQPVNEPLQTGIKAIDAMIPIGRGQRELIIGDRQTGKSTVAIDTILNQREFYERGEPVFCIYVAVGQKASTVAQVVNSLQRGGAMDYTVVVSASASDPAPMQFFAPFTGAAIGEFFRDTGRPALVVYDDLSKQAVAYREVSLLLRRPPGREAYPGDVFYLHSRLLERAAKINASDAIARDMNDLPDSIRHLVKGGGSLTALPLIETQAGDVSAYIPTNVISITDGQIFLETNLFNSGIRPAINVGISVSRVGGNAQIKSMKKVAGTLKLDQAQFRELEAFAKFGSDLDASTKLTIERGRRNLEILKQPQFSPQKVEDQVAVIYAATNGLLDQVPVNRVREFEKEFVQVMNTRHPDVLQALKAGKLDDEITGAIRQVAKDLSAAYSK, encoded by the coding sequence ATGGCAGAAGTACGTCCGGATGAAGTATCCGCCATTCTGCGGGAGCAGCTTTCCAACTTCAAAACCGAAGCCGAACTCGAAGAGGTAGGCACGGTGCTGCAAGTTGGCGACGGTGTAGCCCGCATCTACGGTCTGGGCAAAGCCCAGTCGGGGGAATTGCTTGAGTTTGAAAACGGCCTTCAGGCCCTCGTGCTCAACCTGGAAGAAGACAACGTAGGTGCCGTAATGCTCGGCGACTACTCCGAAATCCGGGAAGGCGCCACGGTACGCCGTACCAATAAGATTGCCTCCATCAAAGTGGGGGACGGCATCATCGGCCGCGTGGTAAACACGCTGGGCCAGCCCATCGACGGCCGCGGCCCCATCCAGGGCGAGCTGTACGATATGCCCCTGGAGCGCAAAGCGCCCGGCGTTATCTACCGCCAGCCCGTAAACGAGCCCCTGCAAACCGGCATCAAGGCCATCGACGCCATGATTCCGATTGGCCGGGGCCAGCGCGAGCTGATTATCGGCGACCGGCAAACGGGCAAGTCGACCGTTGCCATTGATACCATCTTGAACCAGCGCGAGTTCTACGAGCGCGGCGAGCCGGTATTCTGCATCTACGTGGCCGTGGGCCAGAAGGCCTCGACCGTAGCGCAGGTAGTAAACTCCTTGCAGCGCGGCGGCGCCATGGATTACACCGTGGTGGTGTCGGCTTCGGCTTCGGACCCGGCTCCGATGCAGTTCTTCGCGCCCTTCACGGGTGCCGCCATCGGCGAGTTCTTCCGCGACACGGGCCGCCCGGCCCTAGTGGTGTACGACGACTTGTCGAAGCAGGCTGTGGCTTACCGGGAAGTGTCGCTGCTGCTGCGCCGCCCTCCCGGCCGTGAAGCCTACCCCGGCGACGTATTCTATCTGCACAGCCGCCTGCTGGAGCGCGCCGCGAAGATCAACGCTTCCGACGCCATTGCCCGCGACATGAACGACCTGCCCGACAGCATCCGGCACCTCGTGAAAGGCGGCGGTTCGCTGACGGCCCTGCCCCTCATCGAAACCCAGGCCGGTGACGTGTCGGCCTACATCCCGACCAACGTAATCTCGATTACCGACGGGCAGATCTTCCTCGAAACCAACCTATTCAACTCGGGTATCCGCCCGGCCATCAACGTGGGCATCTCGGTGTCGCGGGTGGGTGGTAACGCGCAGATCAAGTCGATGAAGAAGGTAGCCGGCACGCTGAAGCTGGACCAGGCCCAGTTCCGTGAGCTGGAAGCCTTTGCCAAGTTCGGCTCCGACCTCGACGCCTCGACCAAGCTCACCATTGAGCGCGGCCGCCGCAACCTCGAAATCCTGAAGCAGCCCCAGTTCTCGCCCCAAAAGGTGGAAGACCAGGTGGCCGTTATCTACGCCGCCACCAACGGCTTGCTCGACCAGGTGCCCGTGAACCGGGTGCGGGAGTTCGAGAAGGAGTTTGTGCAGGTGATGAACACCCGCCACCCCGACGTATTGCAGGCCCTCAAAGCCGGCAAGCTGGACGACGAAATCACCGGCGCCATCCGCCAGGTAGCGAAAGACCTGTCGGCGGCATATTCTAAATAA
- the atpH gene encoding ATP synthase F1 subunit delta: protein MSELRVASRYAKSLLDLAEERGTLEQVKQDMDLFAKTLDENRELRLLLRNPIVKHDKKLAILNAVFGGKVSELTSKFFSIVTQHGRESALAYIGSEFRNQYNLLRGMQVAEVTTAAPLTAELREQLRQVVRQQSGLPQVTLTEKVDASLIGGFVLRIGDRLIDDSVSYRLRKLRTEFSKNPYQSQL, encoded by the coding sequence ATGTCTGAACTACGAGTTGCCTCCCGCTATGCGAAGTCGTTGCTGGATCTGGCTGAGGAGCGTGGGACGCTGGAGCAGGTGAAGCAGGACATGGACTTGTTCGCGAAAACGCTGGACGAGAACCGTGAGCTGCGCCTGCTGCTGCGCAACCCCATCGTGAAGCACGACAAGAAGCTGGCCATCCTGAATGCGGTGTTCGGCGGCAAGGTGTCGGAGCTGACCAGCAAGTTTTTCTCTATCGTCACCCAGCACGGCCGCGAAAGCGCCCTGGCGTACATCGGCTCCGAGTTTCGGAACCAGTACAACTTGCTGCGCGGCATGCAGGTGGCCGAGGTAACCACGGCCGCCCCCCTCACCGCCGAGCTGCGGGAGCAGTTGCGGCAGGTGGTGCGTCAGCAATCCGGCCTGCCCCAGGTTACGCTCACCGAGAAAGTAGATGCCTCGCTGATTGGCGGCTTCGTGCTGCGCATCGGCGACCGGCTGATTGACGACTCGGTAAGCTACCGGTTGCGCAAGCTGCGCACCGAATTTTCCAAGAACCCCTACCAATCCCAACTATAA
- a CDS encoding F0F1 ATP synthase subunit B, translating into MGIVTPEIGLIFWMLVIFGILIVLLRSFAWKPILTALHEREDSIESALRMADQAKLEMQQLKAGNEKLLADARLERDRILKEASDVANQLIEQAKNKANEEGGRMIMQAREAIQNEKNAALAEVKNTAAQLSIDIAERILRRELTDQPAQQQLVDSYLKEVKLN; encoded by the coding sequence ATGGGAATTGTAACGCCTGAAATTGGCTTAATCTTTTGGATGCTGGTCATCTTCGGCATCCTGATAGTCTTGCTGCGCTCCTTTGCCTGGAAGCCTATCTTAACTGCCCTGCATGAGCGGGAAGACTCGATTGAGTCGGCGTTGCGCATGGCCGATCAGGCCAAGCTGGAGATGCAGCAGCTGAAAGCCGGCAACGAAAAGCTGCTGGCCGATGCCCGCCTGGAGCGCGACCGAATTCTGAAAGAAGCCTCGGACGTGGCCAACCAGCTCATCGAGCAGGCTAAGAACAAGGCCAACGAGGAAGGCGGCCGCATGATCATGCAGGCCCGCGAAGCCATCCAGAACGAGAAGAATGCCGCCCTGGCCGAGGTGAAAAACACCGCCGCCCAGCTTTCCATCGACATTGCCGAGCGTATCCTGCGCCGTGAGCTGACCGACCAGCCCGCCCAGCAGCAGCTCGTCGACTCGTACCTGAAAGAAGTAAAGCTGAATTAG
- the atpE gene encoding ATP synthase F0 subunit C, which yields MLLSLLLQLANSVGLAVFGAAIGAGLVVLGAGLGIGRIGGQAMEAIGRQPEAAGRIQTAMLIVAALIEGLALFAVVVCLLISFKL from the coding sequence ATGCTTCTTTCTCTGTTGCTGCAACTTGCTAACTCTGTTGGTCTGGCTGTTTTTGGTGCTGCTATCGGTGCCGGTCTGGTTGTTCTGGGTGCCGGTCTGGGCATCGGCCGCATTGGTGGTCAAGCCATGGAGGCCATCGGTCGTCAGCCGGAGGCAGCTGGCAGAATTCAAACCGCTATGCTGATCGTGGCCGCTCTGATCGAAGGTCTGGCGCTGTTCGCAGTAGTAGTCTGCTTGCTGATTTCGTTCAAGCTGTAA
- the atpB gene encoding F0F1 ATP synthase subunit A — protein MKRLLLALFCFLSLSVYANEPTPTIEEATDKEAFNPGEMILHHIGDAHEWHFATFGDEAEHGTHLTIPLPIIAYRPGHGLSVFSSSRLAEGKVYDGLKLEHEHLVSEDGTKVYDFSITKNVASLMLSAVLLVIVFTAVARGYAKRGNGAPKGIQSFFEPIIIFIRDEVAKKAIGPKYERYMPYLLTVFFFIWFNNLLGLLPGGANLTGNIAVTLTLAALTLLITLFSSNKNYWAHIFATPGVPKLLLPIMIPVEIIGIFVKPFSLMVRLFANITAGHIVILSFISLIFIFRNIAVSPISIAFGLFINMLELLVAILQAYIFTLLTAMYIGGAVEEHQDADYQMGGGNGAEPAHAHGH, from the coding sequence ATGAAGCGCTTACTGCTGGCTCTCTTCTGCTTTCTTTCGCTGTCGGTGTATGCCAATGAGCCTACCCCAACCATCGAGGAAGCTACCGATAAAGAGGCGTTCAACCCTGGGGAGATGATTCTTCACCACATCGGCGACGCCCACGAATGGCATTTTGCCACCTTCGGCGACGAGGCAGAGCACGGCACCCACCTCACCATTCCGCTACCCATTATTGCCTACCGCCCCGGCCACGGCCTAAGCGTGTTTTCCTCTTCCAGGCTGGCCGAAGGCAAGGTGTACGACGGCCTGAAGCTGGAGCACGAGCACCTGGTTTCGGAAGATGGCACCAAGGTATACGACTTCTCGATTACTAAAAACGTGGCCTCGCTTATGCTGAGCGCTGTGCTGCTGGTTATTGTATTCACCGCCGTGGCCCGTGGCTACGCCAAGCGCGGCAACGGCGCGCCCAAGGGCATTCAGAGCTTCTTTGAGCCGATTATCATCTTCATCCGCGACGAAGTAGCCAAGAAGGCTATCGGCCCGAAGTACGAGCGGTACATGCCTTACCTGCTCACCGTTTTCTTCTTTATCTGGTTCAACAACCTGCTGGGCCTGCTACCCGGCGGCGCCAACCTCACCGGCAACATTGCCGTGACCCTGACGCTGGCCGCGCTGACGCTGCTTATCACGCTGTTCAGCTCCAACAAGAATTACTGGGCCCACATCTTCGCTACCCCTGGGGTCCCGAAGCTGCTGTTGCCCATCATGATTCCGGTGGAAATCATCGGCATCTTCGTAAAGCCGTTTTCCCTGATGGTGCGTTTGTTCGCCAACATCACGGCTGGCCACATCGTCATCCTGAGCTTTATCTCGCTCATCTTCATCTTCCGAAACATTGCAGTTAGCCCTATATCCATAGCATTCGGCTTGTTTATCAACATGCTGGAGCTGCTGGTAGCCATTCTGCAAGCCTACATCTTCACCCTGCTCACGGCCATGTACATCGGCGGGGCAGTGGAAGAGCACCAAGATGCCGACTACCAGATGGGCGGTGGCAACGGAGCCGAGCCGGCTCACGCTCACGGCCACTAA